The following is a genomic window from Haloarcula sp. DT43.
AGGCTTAAGTGAATTCGCCTATCTTTTACGGGCAGAGCCGCCATACCGGACGACTCCGGGCGGCGGGAGGATAGGATGGGATTGTTAACAAACCTCAAAGATAGCATCTCACGTGCGGCATCGACGCTGTTCTCCGAAGAGGACCCGAAACGCATCGGGATTTACGGCCCGCCGAACGCCGGCAAGACGACGCTGGCGAACCGCATCGCCCGCGACTGGACCGGCGACGCCGTCGGGCCGGAGAGTCACGTCCCCCACGAGACTCGCCGGGCCCGCCGCAAGGAGAACGTCGAAATCGAACGCGACGGGAAGAAAGTGACAATCGACATCGTCGACACGCCGGGCGTGACGACGAAAGTCGACTACACCGAGTTCCTGGAACACGACATGGAGAAAGACGACGCCGTCCGCCGCTCGCGGGAAGCGACGGAAGGCGTCGCCGAGGCGATGCACTGGCTCCGGGAGGACGTCGACGGCGTCATCTACGTCCTCGATTCCGCGACGGACCCGTTCACGCAGGTCAACACCATGCTCATCGGCATCATCGAGAGCCAGGACCTGCCGGTGCTGATTCTCGCGAACAAGATAGACCTAGAGGAGTCGTCGGTCCAGCGCATCCGAAACGCCTACCCTCAACACGAGACCATTCCGCTGTCCGCGCTCGAAGGGGACAACATGGACGAGGTCTACGACAAAATCGCGGAGTACTTCGGGTGATATAATGGCAGAAGTCAAAGACCCAGACGACGGCGTCCAGATAGACCTCATCAGCGGCGAGCGCATGGCGGGGCTGGCCTCGATGGAGAAAATCCGGATGATACTCGACGGGGTCCGTGACGGCAACATCGTCATCCTCGAAGAGGGACTCTCCCCCGACGAGGAGTCCCGGCTCATCGAAGTGACG
Proteins encoded in this region:
- a CDS encoding Era-like GTP-binding protein gives rise to the protein MGLLTNLKDSISRAASTLFSEEDPKRIGIYGPPNAGKTTLANRIARDWTGDAVGPESHVPHETRRARRKENVEIERDGKKVTIDIVDTPGVTTKVDYTEFLEHDMEKDDAVRRSREATEGVAEAMHWLREDVDGVIYVLDSATDPFTQVNTMLIGIIESQDLPVLILANKIDLEESSVQRIRNAYPQHETIPLSALEGDNMDEVYDKIAEYFG